From the genome of Atribacterota bacterium, one region includes:
- a CDS encoding glycosyltransferase family A protein, giving the protein MEKLKDKEVCLSIIIPAKNEEKNTGKVLNSIKRQSYEPYEIIVVNDKSTDKTEAIASTYSGIKIISLDSEPPKG; this is encoded by the coding sequence GTGGAAAAACTTAAAGACAAAGAAGTTTGCCTTTCCATTATAATTCCAGCTAAGAATGAAGAGAAAAATACTGGCAAAGTCTTAAATAGCATCAAGAGGCAAAGTTATGAACCATATGAAATTATTGTAGTTAATGACAAATCTACAGATAAAACTGAGGCCATTGCCTCTACTTATTCAGGCATTAAGATTATATCATTAGACAGTGAACCTCCTAAAGGCTAG
- a CDS encoding peroxiredoxin: protein MELKIGMKAPDFNLPDSQGNDVSLSTFKSRNIILYFYPKDNTTGCTVEAVNFRDNYKQITESNTIVLGISKDSVKSHLNFAQKYNLPF from the coding sequence ATGGAATTAAAAATAGGAATGAAAGCACCTGATTTTAATTTACCTGATAGCCAGGGTAATGATGTATCATTATCCACTTTTAAGAGCAGGAATATTATTTTGTATTTTTATCCCAAAGATAATACTACTGGATGCACAGTAGAAGCAGTAAATTTTAGAGATAATTACAAACAAATCACAGAAAGCAACACCATAGTTCTTGGCATTAGTAAAGACAGTGTCAAATCTCATCTTAACTTTGCTCAAAAGTATAATTTACCCTTCTAA